TTTGCTTTTCCGGCGAGAAGCAAAAAGAACCAACCTGGTCATTTTGAATTCAAACCTTGATAATCGAAACACAGGCAGGAGCCTGCAGAAATAGATGCAACTTAGGCTGGAGCCTAAGCTGAACGCGGGTTCGGACGAGGCTCTGCCTCGTCCGGTCTATCATGGCAGGCTCCAGCCTGCCAGGGAAAAACAATTCCAGCAATTTCCTGTGTTCAAAAATGTCTGAGACCTGACAGGTTTCAAAAACCTGTCAGGTCTGCCGACAACCTTAGTAGAGCTGGCCGACCCCAAAAGTTATCAAACCTTATTACCTTATTTTCAATGGATTGAGCCCTGACAGGACTATTCAATTGGTCAAGCCGCCGCGTAAGTCCGAACCGATTATTAACTTTGCGTCCCGCTGCAAACCACTCATGTGGTGACTTTTTCACTACATCCTGTCTTTCAGTGTCTTTGGGTTTCGTTTATGGTGTAAAACGCCGAGAATATGAACATGAAAGGTGGTGAGATCAATGCGATAATAAATACTGTAAGGAAACTTCCTCATCACCAATCTGAAAGTATTCTCGAAATTCTTTTCTGCTGCCAGGGGGAATTGACTGATGCGCAAGAATGTTTTTTCAACTTCAAGGATAAATTCAACGCCAAGTCCTTGTTTGTGCAACTCATACCAGATAAAGGTCTCGTCGAGATCATCCTCCGCCGAATCGAGCAGAACGTATTCGAATTGGCTCATGCCTGAATGTATTTCGATCTGATTTCTTCCCACCTTTTAAATTTAGCATCTCCACGATCAATTCGATCAAGTCTCTGCCTGAGGATTTTTTTATGATCTTCAGGTATATCCAACCTTTCGTTTTCACTGGCGATATCAGTCCATAATAATTGGATCAGATCAAACTTTTCAGCCCATGTCAACTTTTGGAGTGATTCAATTTGTTGTTTTTCCATAGGGTCATCAATTGATTTTGCAAAAGCAAAAATACAAAAACTGGATAATCCGTGTTTAAACCTTCTGTAAATACTCACCATAAGCGCGACCACATAAAGATAATATTTGAAAATGAATCAAACTGCAGATGTTTCACCGGGTTGCTAATCTTAAGACATTCATCAGCCAGCCCGAGGATTTCACTGATCAGGGATAGTGAATTTCAATGTATTACCATTTCTACTAAGGTTTGGGTAGGGGATAAGGTTTTGCTTTTCCGGTGGGAAACAAAAAGAATCAGCCAGGTCATTTTGAATTCAAACCCCTTGATAATCAGAAACGCAGGCTGGAGCCTGCAGAAATAGATGCAGCTTAGGCTGGAGCCTAAGCTGAACGTGTGTTCGGACGAGGCTCTGCCTCGTCCGGTCTATCATGGCAGGCTCCAGCCTGCCAGGGAAAAGCAATTCCGGCAATTTCCAGTTTTCAAAAATGGCTGCATAGGTTCAGAAAACCTTATCCCTAAAAAACAACCTTAGTAGATCAGCCCGATCCCAAAAGATTAAAACCTTATTACCTTATTTTCAACGGGTTAAGCCCTGACAGTCCCGCACGTGCCGGACTGTCAGGGCTTTCCAACTCCACCAGATAATCAGAAACGCAGGCATGAGCTTAAGCTGAACACGGAGCGCAAAAGTAACAGATTTGCAACTTCAGGAAAAAATGGAAAGAAAATGGGATTGATTAATAAGTCCAGAATTTGCGAATCGAATCGCAAAAAAAGGGTTATTTTTGCGAATGAAATCGCAAAACCTGGAGTTTTATGATAAAACGAATATTAAAAATTAGCATCGAAAAGGAGCTATTTGGAGGAAAAGCGCTGATAATAATGGGCGCACGACAAACAGGGAAAACAACGCTATTGAACGAAATTTTCGCAAATCGTGAAAAAGTTATCTGGTTCAATGCTGATGAGCCCGATGTAGTCGCGCTGTTTGAAAATCCAAATTCGGTAAGGTTGAAGTCAATATTTGGAGATAACAGAATCGTAGTCATTGATGAAGCTCAGAGAATAGAAAATGTTGGGCTGAAATTCAAACTGATAACCGATACCTTGCAGGACATTCAGTTAGTAGCCACAGGCTCTTCATCATTTGATCTGTCAAACAAGATAAATGAACCCCTAACCGGGCGAAAGTGGGAACACAAACTATTTCCTGTTTCCACGCAGGAGATGATCAATCATCACGGACTTCTCGATGAGATGAGAAAACTGCCTGATCGTCTTATTTATGGTTTCTATCCGGAGGTGCTCACCTCACCGGGAAAAGAGCGCAAAGTATTGAAAGAAATAACGGATAGCTACCTCTACAAGGACCTCCTTAAACTTGATGGGATAAACAAATCCGATAAGTTGATCAAGTTACTTCAGGCATTGGCTTATCAGGTTGGTAGTGAGGTTTCTTACAATGAACTGGGCAGTATAATCAACCTGGACAATGAGACCGTAGAAAAGTACATCACTATTCTTGAAAAAGCATATGTGATCTTCCGGCTGGGTGTATTCTCGCGAAATTTGCGCAGTGAGCTCAAGCGTACCCGGAAAGTTTATTTTTATGACAATGGAATAAGGAACGCGATCATTGCCAACTTTGCCTTGCCCGAGCTTCGACAGGACATTGGCGCACTGTGGGAAAATTTCATCATCAGCGAGAGAATGAAATATCTGCATTACAACGAGGTTTGGAGCAACTGCTATTTCTGGCGCACACAGGATCAACAGGAAATTGATTTTATTGAAGAACGGGATGGGGTGCTTCATGCAGCCGAATTCAAATGGAATGCAAAGAAAATCCCACGTTTGTCGAAGACCTTTACCAATGCTTATCCCAATCACACTTTCAGGGTCATCACACCGGAGAATTACGAAAGTTTTGTCAGCAATGTTGGCTATGATCAGTGATTTTGAAAATTGAAGATGTACGCACTCCTTTTACTGATTACACGAAAGGATAAGAGACGAGGCGCTGCCTCATTTGATTGATCGGGTTACCCGTGAGTTCTGTCTGAAGATCACCGGATTTTCAGTTTTAGTTTTTGTGCGCAAGCTATTCACGGGGTGACTTCCGGAATTAAATTGAGATCTGACTAAAGCACATTCAGCCGGTCGGCATCCAATTTCAGAAAGATAAACAGCAGGATGGTGAAAGACCAGAGTGATGAACCCCCATAACTGAAAAAGGGCAAAG
The window above is part of the Bacteroidales bacterium genome. Proteins encoded here:
- a CDS encoding addiction module protein → MEKQQIESLQKLTWAEKFDLIQLLWTDIASENERLDIPEDHKKILRQRLDRIDRGDAKFKRWEEIRSKYIQA
- a CDS encoding type II toxin-antitoxin system RelE/ParE family toxin, translating into MSQFEYVLLDSAEDDLDETFIWYELHKQGLGVEFILEVEKTFLRISQFPLAAEKNFENTFRLVMRKFPYSIYYRIDLTTFHVHILGVLHHKRNPKTLKDRM
- a CDS encoding ATP-binding protein; its protein translation is MIKRILKISIEKELFGGKALIIMGARQTGKTTLLNEIFANREKVIWFNADEPDVVALFENPNSVRLKSIFGDNRIVVIDEAQRIENVGLKFKLITDTLQDIQLVATGSSSFDLSNKINEPLTGRKWEHKLFPVSTQEMINHHGLLDEMRKLPDRLIYGFYPEVLTSPGKERKVLKEITDSYLYKDLLKLDGINKSDKLIKLLQALAYQVGSEVSYNELGSIINLDNETVEKYITILEKAYVIFRLGVFSRNLRSELKRTRKVYFYDNGIRNAIIANFALPELRQDIGALWENFIISERMKYLHYNEVWSNCYFWRTQDQQEIDFIEERDGVLHAAEFKWNAKKIPRLSKTFTNAYPNHTFRVITPENYESFVSNVGYDQ